In Lepus europaeus isolate LE1 chromosome 9, mLepTim1.pri, whole genome shotgun sequence, the following are encoded in one genomic region:
- the HHATL gene encoding protein-cysteine N-palmitoyltransferase HHAT-like protein, giving the protein MGVKTALPAAELGLYSLVVSGALAYAGRGLLDASQDGAHRKAFRESVRPGWEYIGRKMDVADFEWVMWFTSFRNVIVFALSGHVLFAKLCTMVAPQLRSWMYAVYGVLAVLGTMGPWYLLLLLGHCVGLYVASLLGQPWLCLGLGLASLASFKVDPLISWQSGFVTGTFDLQEVLFHGGSGFTVLRCTSFALESCAHPERRYSLADLLKYNFYLPFFFFGPIMTFDRFHAQVNQVEPVRPEGELWRIQVQAGLSVVAIVAVDIFFHFFYILTIPNDLKFANRLSDSALAGLAYSNLVYDWVKSAVLFGVVNTVARLDHLDPPQPPKCITALYVFGETHFDRGINDWLCKYVYDHIGGEHSAVIPELGASVATFAITTLWLGPCDIVYLWSFLNCFGLNFELWVQKLAEQRPLAGIEARLSEQMSRRVRAIFGAMNFWAIIMYNLVSLNSLEFTELVTRRLLLTGFPQTTLAILFVTYCGVQLVKERERTLALEEEQSQDKEKPE; this is encoded by the exons ATGGGTGTCAAGACAGCATTGCCAGCAGCGGAGCTGGGTCTCTACTCCCTGGTGGTGAGTGGCGCCCTGGCCTACGCGGGCAGAGGTCTCCTTGATGCTTCACAAG ATGGGGCTCACAGGAAGGCCTTCCGGGAGTCTGTGCGACCCGGCTGGGAGTACATTGGCCGCAAGATG GATGTGGCTGACTTCGAGTGGGTGATGTGGTTCACCTCCTTCCGCAACGTCATCGTCTTTGCCCTCTCGGGACACGTGCTCTTTGCTAAACTCTGCACCATGGTTGCCCCCCAG CTCCGCTCCTGGATGTATGCTGTTTACGGGGTCCTGGCCGTGTTGGGCACAATGGGCCCTTggtacctgctgctgctgctgggccacTGCGTGGGCCTCTATGTGGCCTCACTGTTGGGCCAGCCTTGGCTCTGTCTCggccttggcctggccagcctggcCTCCTTCAAGGTGGACCCTCTAATCTCTTGGCAG AGCGGGTTTGTAACAGGCACTTTTGATCTTCAAGAGGTGCTGTTTCACGGGGGCAGCGGCTTCACAGTACTGCGCTGCACCAGCTTTGCGCTGGAGAGCTGCGCCCACCCTGAGCGCCGCTACTCCCTGGCCGACCTGCTCAAGTACAACTTCTACCTGCCCTTCTTCTTCTTCGGGCCCATCATGACCTTCGACCGCTTCCACGCCCAG GTGAACCAGGTGGAGCCCGTGAGGCCTGAGGGCGAGCTGTGGCGCATCCAGGTCCAGGCGGGCCTCAGCGTGGTGGCCATCGTGGCTGTGGACATCTTTTTCCACTTCTTCTACATCCTCACCATCCCCAATGACCTCAAGTTTGCCAACCGCCTCTCAGACAGCGCCCTAG CCGGCCTGGCCTACTCGAACCTCGTGTACGACTGGGTGAAGTCAGCTGTCCTTTTTGGCGTCGTCAACACCGTGGCACGTCTGGACCACCTGGACCCGCCACAGCCTCCCAAGTGCATCACTGCTCTCTACGTCTTCGGGGAAAC GCATTTCGACCGGGGCATCAACGACTGGCTTTGCAA GTATGTGTATGACCACATTGGCGGGGAGCACTCTGCGGTGatcccagagctgggagcctcGGTGGCCACATTTGCCATCACCACTCTGTGGCTTGGGCCTTGTGACATCGTCTACCTGTGGTCATTCCTGAACTGCTTTGGCCTCAACTTTGAGCTCTGGGTGCAGAAGCTGGCAGAGCAGAGGCCTCTGGCAGGAATCGAG GCCCGTCTGTCGGAGCAGATGTCCCGTCGGGTCCGGGCCATCTTTGGGGCCATGAACTTCTGGGCCATCATCATGTATAACCTTGTGAGCCTGAACAGCCTGGAGTTCACAGAGCTGGTCACCCGGCGCCTGCTACTCACAG GGTTCCCCCAGACCACGCTGGCCATCTTGTTTGTCACCTACTGTGGTGTCCAGCTGGTGAAGGAGCGCGAGCGAACCCTggccctggaggaggagcagagccaggacaaagAGAAGCCGGAGTAG